One Etheostoma spectabile isolate EspeVRDwgs_2016 chromosome 12, UIUC_Espe_1.0, whole genome shotgun sequence genomic window carries:
- the dtna gene encoding dystrobrevin alpha isoform X6, with the protein MDLNAELSVARLEVVLSTIFYQLNKRMPTTHQINVDQSISLLLNFLLASYDPEGHGKISVFVVKMALATLCGGKILDKLRYIFSQMSDAAGIMVHSQFDQFLREVLKLPMAVFEGPSFGYTEQAARTCFTQQKKVSLNTFLDTLMSDPPPQCLVWLPLMHRLANVENVFHPVECSYCHTESMMGFRYRCQQCHNYQLCQDCFWRGHASGSHSNQHQMKEYTSWKSPAKKLSHAFSKSLSCASSREPLHPMFPEMPDKPLNLAHIVDTWPPRPVNITNDYSLSHSMPTSGNPYSTKKINYNLDVADRLADEHALIRLYVNLLQNNPKSCLLESSNHQEEEHSLIARYAARLAADAAAQQQRIPTDLPYSLDANKQQRQLIAELESKNREILQEIQRLRLQHEEASQPPPDRGQQNPTLLAELRLLRQRKDELEQRMSTLQESRRELMVQLEQLMMLLKLEEERKRATQGPSSPRSSPSHTISRPIPTPIHSESAGTTPTHTPQDSLMGVGGDVQEAFAQGPRRNLRNNLLIAADSITNTMSSLVKELNSEGGSETESTADSDFGRGDLFAATSSDPFFTYKPRSSSAAEEESFENDLEQRLEDELKLEELIKHRQEPDKSCMVTLQQ; encoded by the exons ATGGACCTCAACGCCGAGCTCTCTGTGGCTCGTTTAGAAGTGGTACTGTCCACCATTTTTTACCAGTTAAACAAGCGCATGCCCACCACCCACCAGATCAACGTGGATCAGTCCATCAGCCTGCTGCTCAACTTCCTGCTGGCGTCCTATGACCC GGAGGGCCACGGCAAGATATCTGTATTTGTTGTGAAGATGGCCCTAGCAACTCTCTGTGGAGGGAAAATTCTGGATAAATTAAGAT ATATTTTTTCACAGATGTCAGATGCTGCGGGAATAATGGTGCATTCGCAGTTCGACCAATTTCTTAGGGAGGTTCTCAAATTACCCATGGCGGTTTTTGAGGGACCTTCTTTTGGTTACACTGAACAAGCTGCGAGAACGTGCTTTACACAGCAG AAAAAGGTCTCCCTCAATACATTCCTCGATACATTGATGTCAGACCCACCCCCTCAGTGTCTGGTGTGGTTACCGCTCATGCATCGGCTCGCCAACGTGGAGAACG TCTTTCACCCGGTCGAGTGCTCCTACTGCCATACTGAGAGCATGATGGGCTTCCGCTACCGCTGCCAGCAATGTCATAATTACCAGCTCTGTCAGGACTGCTTCTGGAGGGGACATGCCAGTGGTTCCCATAGCAACCAGCACCAAATGAAGGAGTATACGTCATGG AAATCTCCCGCTAAGAAGTTATCCCATGCCTTCAGTAAGTCCCTGAGCTGTGCATCCAGCAGAGAGCCTCTTCACCCCATGTTTCCCGAAATGCCGGACAAACCTCTCAACCTAGCTCATATTGT AGACACATG GCCACCAAGACCAGTGAACATCACCAATGACTACTCACTCTCCCACTCCATGCCTACATCAGGGAACCCTTACTCCACCAAAAA GATAAACTACAACCTCGATGTTGCCGATAGACTTGCAGACGAACATGCTCTGATTCGCCTCTATGTGAATCTACTCCAAAACAACCCCAAATCATG TTTGCTGGAAAGCAGTAACCATCAAGAAGAAGAGCACAGTCTCATCGCCCGCTATGCTGCTCGACTGGCTGCTGATGCTGCg GCTCAACAGCAGAGAATCCCCACAGACCTCCCCTACTCTCTGGATGCCAACAAACAACAGAGGCAGCTCATTGCCGAGCTTGAGAGCAAAAACAG AGAAATCCTACAGGAAATCCAGCGGCTGCGCCTTCAGCATGAGGAGGCCTCCCAGCCGCCACCCGACAGAGGTCAGCAGAACCCCACTCTTCTGGCTGAGCTACGACTTCTCAG GCAACGCAAAGATGAGCTTGAACAAAGAATGTCTACTCTGCAGGAGAGTCGCAGGGAACTCATGGTGCAGCTGGAGCAACTAATGATGCTTCTCAAG cTAGAGGAGGAACGGAAACGAGCT ACTCAGGGTCCCAGCTCTCCACGCTCGTCCCCCAGCCACACCATCAGCCGGCCGATCCCCACCCCAATCCACTCGGAGTCTGCCGGCACGACCCCAACTCACACACCTCAGGACTCACTCATGGGCGTGGGAGGGGATGTTCAGGAGGCCTTCGCTCAGg gTCCAAGGAGAAATTTGAGAAACAACCTACTCATTGCTGCTGACTCCATCACCAACACAATGTCATCACTAGTTAAAGAACTCAATTCAg aggGTGGAAGCGAGACTGAGAGCACTGCAGATTCTGACTTTGGACGTGGTGACCTATTTGCCGCAACCTCTTCAGATCCCTTCTTCACATATAAACCAAG GAGTtccagcgctgcagaggaggagagCTTTGAGAATGATCTGGAGCAGCGGCTGGAGGATGAGCTCAAGTTGGAGGAGCTAATAAAGCACAGGCAGGAACCAGACAAGTCGTGCATG GTGACGCTGCAGCAGTGA
- the dtna gene encoding dystrobrevin alpha isoform X1, translating to MDLNAELSVARLEVVLSTIFYQLNKRMPTTHQINVDQSISLLLNFLLASYDPEGHGKISVFVVKMALATLCGGKILDKLRYIFSQMSDAAGIMVHSQFDQFLREVLKLPMAVFEGPSFGYTEQAARTCFTQQKKVSLNTFLDTLMSDPPPQCLVWLPLMHRLANVENVFHPVECSYCHTESMMGFRYRCQQCHNYQLCQDCFWRGHASGSHSNQHQMKEYTSWKSPAKKLSHAFSKSLSCASSREPLHPMFPEMPDKPLNLAHIVDTWPPRPVNITNDYSLSHSMPTSGNPYSTKNLPYSKNNDVEQRKPFTGAAPHLLKGRGINYNLDVADRLADEHALIRLYVNLLQNNPKSCLLESSNHQEEEHSLIARYAARLAADAAAQQQRIPTDLPYSLDANKQQRQLIAELESKNREILQEIQRLRLQHEEASQPPPDRGQQNPTLLAELRLLRQRKDELEQRMSTLQESRRELMVQLEQLMMLLKLEEERKRATQGPSSPRSSPSHTISRPIPTPIHSESAGTTPTHTPQDSLMGVGGDVQEAFAQGPRRNLRNNLLIAADSITNTMSSLVKELNSEGGSETESTADSDFGRGDLFAATSSDPFFTYKPRSSSAAEEESFENDLEQRLEDELKLEELIKHRQEPDKSCMVTLQQ from the exons ATGGACCTCAACGCCGAGCTCTCTGTGGCTCGTTTAGAAGTGGTACTGTCCACCATTTTTTACCAGTTAAACAAGCGCATGCCCACCACCCACCAGATCAACGTGGATCAGTCCATCAGCCTGCTGCTCAACTTCCTGCTGGCGTCCTATGACCC GGAGGGCCACGGCAAGATATCTGTATTTGTTGTGAAGATGGCCCTAGCAACTCTCTGTGGAGGGAAAATTCTGGATAAATTAAGAT ATATTTTTTCACAGATGTCAGATGCTGCGGGAATAATGGTGCATTCGCAGTTCGACCAATTTCTTAGGGAGGTTCTCAAATTACCCATGGCGGTTTTTGAGGGACCTTCTTTTGGTTACACTGAACAAGCTGCGAGAACGTGCTTTACACAGCAG AAAAAGGTCTCCCTCAATACATTCCTCGATACATTGATGTCAGACCCACCCCCTCAGTGTCTGGTGTGGTTACCGCTCATGCATCGGCTCGCCAACGTGGAGAACG TCTTTCACCCGGTCGAGTGCTCCTACTGCCATACTGAGAGCATGATGGGCTTCCGCTACCGCTGCCAGCAATGTCATAATTACCAGCTCTGTCAGGACTGCTTCTGGAGGGGACATGCCAGTGGTTCCCATAGCAACCAGCACCAAATGAAGGAGTATACGTCATGG AAATCTCCCGCTAAGAAGTTATCCCATGCCTTCAGTAAGTCCCTGAGCTGTGCATCCAGCAGAGAGCCTCTTCACCCCATGTTTCCCGAAATGCCGGACAAACCTCTCAACCTAGCTCATATTGT AGACACATG GCCACCAAGACCAGTGAACATCACCAATGACTACTCACTCTCCCACTCCATGCCTACATCAGGGAACCCTTACTCCACCAAAAA TTTGCCTTACAGCAAGAATAATGATGTTGAGCAAAGAAAGCCCTTCACTGGGGCTGCTCCACATCTGTTGAAAGGGAGAGG GATAAACTACAACCTCGATGTTGCCGATAGACTTGCAGACGAACATGCTCTGATTCGCCTCTATGTGAATCTACTCCAAAACAACCCCAAATCATG TTTGCTGGAAAGCAGTAACCATCAAGAAGAAGAGCACAGTCTCATCGCCCGCTATGCTGCTCGACTGGCTGCTGATGCTGCg GCTCAACAGCAGAGAATCCCCACAGACCTCCCCTACTCTCTGGATGCCAACAAACAACAGAGGCAGCTCATTGCCGAGCTTGAGAGCAAAAACAG AGAAATCCTACAGGAAATCCAGCGGCTGCGCCTTCAGCATGAGGAGGCCTCCCAGCCGCCACCCGACAGAGGTCAGCAGAACCCCACTCTTCTGGCTGAGCTACGACTTCTCAG GCAACGCAAAGATGAGCTTGAACAAAGAATGTCTACTCTGCAGGAGAGTCGCAGGGAACTCATGGTGCAGCTGGAGCAACTAATGATGCTTCTCAAG cTAGAGGAGGAACGGAAACGAGCT ACTCAGGGTCCCAGCTCTCCACGCTCGTCCCCCAGCCACACCATCAGCCGGCCGATCCCCACCCCAATCCACTCGGAGTCTGCCGGCACGACCCCAACTCACACACCTCAGGACTCACTCATGGGCGTGGGAGGGGATGTTCAGGAGGCCTTCGCTCAGg gTCCAAGGAGAAATTTGAGAAACAACCTACTCATTGCTGCTGACTCCATCACCAACACAATGTCATCACTAGTTAAAGAACTCAATTCAg aggGTGGAAGCGAGACTGAGAGCACTGCAGATTCTGACTTTGGACGTGGTGACCTATTTGCCGCAACCTCTTCAGATCCCTTCTTCACATATAAACCAAG GAGTtccagcgctgcagaggaggagagCTTTGAGAATGATCTGGAGCAGCGGCTGGAGGATGAGCTCAAGTTGGAGGAGCTAATAAAGCACAGGCAGGAACCAGACAAGTCGTGCATG GTGACGCTGCAGCAGTGA
- the dtna gene encoding dystrobrevin alpha isoform X4: MDLNAELSVARLEVVLSTIFYQLNKRMPTTHQINVDQSISLLLNFLLASYDPEGHGKISVFVVKMALATLCGGKILDKLRYIFSQMSDAAGIMVHSQFDQFLREVLKLPMAVFEGPSFGYTEQAARTCFTQQKKVSLNTFLDTLMSDPPPQCLVWLPLMHRLANVENVFHPVECSYCHTESMMGFRYRCQQCHNYQLCQDCFWRGHASGSHSNQHQMKEYTSWKSPAKKLSHAFSKSLSCASSREPLHPMFPEMPDKPLNLAHIVPPRPVNITNDYSLSHSMPTSGNPYSTKNKNNDVEQRKPFTGAAPHLLKGRGINYNLDVADRLADEHALIRLYVNLLQNNPKSCLLESSNHQEEEHSLIARYAARLAADAAAQQQRIPTDLPYSLDANKQQRQLIAELESKNREILQEIQRLRLQHEEASQPPPDRGQQNPTLLAELRLLRQRKDELEQRMSTLQESRRELMVQLEQLMMLLKLEEERKRATQGPSSPRSSPSHTISRPIPTPIHSESAGTTPTHTPQDSLMGVGGDVQEAFAQGPRRNLRNNLLIAADSITNTMSSLVKELNSEGGSETESTADSDFGRGDLFAATSSDPFFTYKPRSSSAAEEESFENDLEQRLEDELKLEELIKHRQEPDKSCMVTLQQ, translated from the exons ATGGACCTCAACGCCGAGCTCTCTGTGGCTCGTTTAGAAGTGGTACTGTCCACCATTTTTTACCAGTTAAACAAGCGCATGCCCACCACCCACCAGATCAACGTGGATCAGTCCATCAGCCTGCTGCTCAACTTCCTGCTGGCGTCCTATGACCC GGAGGGCCACGGCAAGATATCTGTATTTGTTGTGAAGATGGCCCTAGCAACTCTCTGTGGAGGGAAAATTCTGGATAAATTAAGAT ATATTTTTTCACAGATGTCAGATGCTGCGGGAATAATGGTGCATTCGCAGTTCGACCAATTTCTTAGGGAGGTTCTCAAATTACCCATGGCGGTTTTTGAGGGACCTTCTTTTGGTTACACTGAACAAGCTGCGAGAACGTGCTTTACACAGCAG AAAAAGGTCTCCCTCAATACATTCCTCGATACATTGATGTCAGACCCACCCCCTCAGTGTCTGGTGTGGTTACCGCTCATGCATCGGCTCGCCAACGTGGAGAACG TCTTTCACCCGGTCGAGTGCTCCTACTGCCATACTGAGAGCATGATGGGCTTCCGCTACCGCTGCCAGCAATGTCATAATTACCAGCTCTGTCAGGACTGCTTCTGGAGGGGACATGCCAGTGGTTCCCATAGCAACCAGCACCAAATGAAGGAGTATACGTCATGG AAATCTCCCGCTAAGAAGTTATCCCATGCCTTCAGTAAGTCCCTGAGCTGTGCATCCAGCAGAGAGCCTCTTCACCCCATGTTTCCCGAAATGCCGGACAAACCTCTCAACCTAGCTCATATTGT GCCACCAAGACCAGTGAACATCACCAATGACTACTCACTCTCCCACTCCATGCCTACATCAGGGAACCCTTACTCCACCAAAAA CAAGAATAATGATGTTGAGCAAAGAAAGCCCTTCACTGGGGCTGCTCCACATCTGTTGAAAGGGAGAGG GATAAACTACAACCTCGATGTTGCCGATAGACTTGCAGACGAACATGCTCTGATTCGCCTCTATGTGAATCTACTCCAAAACAACCCCAAATCATG TTTGCTGGAAAGCAGTAACCATCAAGAAGAAGAGCACAGTCTCATCGCCCGCTATGCTGCTCGACTGGCTGCTGATGCTGCg GCTCAACAGCAGAGAATCCCCACAGACCTCCCCTACTCTCTGGATGCCAACAAACAACAGAGGCAGCTCATTGCCGAGCTTGAGAGCAAAAACAG AGAAATCCTACAGGAAATCCAGCGGCTGCGCCTTCAGCATGAGGAGGCCTCCCAGCCGCCACCCGACAGAGGTCAGCAGAACCCCACTCTTCTGGCTGAGCTACGACTTCTCAG GCAACGCAAAGATGAGCTTGAACAAAGAATGTCTACTCTGCAGGAGAGTCGCAGGGAACTCATGGTGCAGCTGGAGCAACTAATGATGCTTCTCAAG cTAGAGGAGGAACGGAAACGAGCT ACTCAGGGTCCCAGCTCTCCACGCTCGTCCCCCAGCCACACCATCAGCCGGCCGATCCCCACCCCAATCCACTCGGAGTCTGCCGGCACGACCCCAACTCACACACCTCAGGACTCACTCATGGGCGTGGGAGGGGATGTTCAGGAGGCCTTCGCTCAGg gTCCAAGGAGAAATTTGAGAAACAACCTACTCATTGCTGCTGACTCCATCACCAACACAATGTCATCACTAGTTAAAGAACTCAATTCAg aggGTGGAAGCGAGACTGAGAGCACTGCAGATTCTGACTTTGGACGTGGTGACCTATTTGCCGCAACCTCTTCAGATCCCTTCTTCACATATAAACCAAG GAGTtccagcgctgcagaggaggagagCTTTGAGAATGATCTGGAGCAGCGGCTGGAGGATGAGCTCAAGTTGGAGGAGCTAATAAAGCACAGGCAGGAACCAGACAAGTCGTGCATG GTGACGCTGCAGCAGTGA
- the dtna gene encoding dystrobrevin alpha isoform X3 — translation MDLNAELSVARLEVVLSTIFYQLNKRMPTTHQINVDQSISLLLNFLLASYDPEGHGKISVFVVKMALATLCGGKILDKLRYIFSQMSDAAGIMVHSQFDQFLREVLKLPMAVFEGPSFGYTEQAARTCFTQQKKVSLNTFLDTLMSDPPPQCLVWLPLMHRLANVENVFHPVECSYCHTESMMGFRYRCQQCHNYQLCQDCFWRGHASGSHSNQHQMKEYTSWKSPAKKLSHAFSKSLSCASSREPLHPMFPEMPDKPLNLAHIVDTWPPRPVNITNDYSLSHSMPTSGNPYSTKNKNNDVEQRKPFTGAAPHLLKGRGINYNLDVADRLADEHALIRLYVNLLQNNPKSCLLESSNHQEEEHSLIARYAARLAADAAAQQQRIPTDLPYSLDANKQQRQLIAELESKNREILQEIQRLRLQHEEASQPPPDRGQQNPTLLAELRLLRQRKDELEQRMSTLQESRRELMVQLEQLMMLLKLEEERKRATQGPSSPRSSPSHTISRPIPTPIHSESAGTTPTHTPQDSLMGVGGDVQEAFAQGPRRNLRNNLLIAADSITNTMSSLVKELNSEGGSETESTADSDFGRGDLFAATSSDPFFTYKPRSSSAAEEESFENDLEQRLEDELKLEELIKHRQEPDKSCMVTLQQ, via the exons ATGGACCTCAACGCCGAGCTCTCTGTGGCTCGTTTAGAAGTGGTACTGTCCACCATTTTTTACCAGTTAAACAAGCGCATGCCCACCACCCACCAGATCAACGTGGATCAGTCCATCAGCCTGCTGCTCAACTTCCTGCTGGCGTCCTATGACCC GGAGGGCCACGGCAAGATATCTGTATTTGTTGTGAAGATGGCCCTAGCAACTCTCTGTGGAGGGAAAATTCTGGATAAATTAAGAT ATATTTTTTCACAGATGTCAGATGCTGCGGGAATAATGGTGCATTCGCAGTTCGACCAATTTCTTAGGGAGGTTCTCAAATTACCCATGGCGGTTTTTGAGGGACCTTCTTTTGGTTACACTGAACAAGCTGCGAGAACGTGCTTTACACAGCAG AAAAAGGTCTCCCTCAATACATTCCTCGATACATTGATGTCAGACCCACCCCCTCAGTGTCTGGTGTGGTTACCGCTCATGCATCGGCTCGCCAACGTGGAGAACG TCTTTCACCCGGTCGAGTGCTCCTACTGCCATACTGAGAGCATGATGGGCTTCCGCTACCGCTGCCAGCAATGTCATAATTACCAGCTCTGTCAGGACTGCTTCTGGAGGGGACATGCCAGTGGTTCCCATAGCAACCAGCACCAAATGAAGGAGTATACGTCATGG AAATCTCCCGCTAAGAAGTTATCCCATGCCTTCAGTAAGTCCCTGAGCTGTGCATCCAGCAGAGAGCCTCTTCACCCCATGTTTCCCGAAATGCCGGACAAACCTCTCAACCTAGCTCATATTGT AGACACATG GCCACCAAGACCAGTGAACATCACCAATGACTACTCACTCTCCCACTCCATGCCTACATCAGGGAACCCTTACTCCACCAAAAA CAAGAATAATGATGTTGAGCAAAGAAAGCCCTTCACTGGGGCTGCTCCACATCTGTTGAAAGGGAGAGG GATAAACTACAACCTCGATGTTGCCGATAGACTTGCAGACGAACATGCTCTGATTCGCCTCTATGTGAATCTACTCCAAAACAACCCCAAATCATG TTTGCTGGAAAGCAGTAACCATCAAGAAGAAGAGCACAGTCTCATCGCCCGCTATGCTGCTCGACTGGCTGCTGATGCTGCg GCTCAACAGCAGAGAATCCCCACAGACCTCCCCTACTCTCTGGATGCCAACAAACAACAGAGGCAGCTCATTGCCGAGCTTGAGAGCAAAAACAG AGAAATCCTACAGGAAATCCAGCGGCTGCGCCTTCAGCATGAGGAGGCCTCCCAGCCGCCACCCGACAGAGGTCAGCAGAACCCCACTCTTCTGGCTGAGCTACGACTTCTCAG GCAACGCAAAGATGAGCTTGAACAAAGAATGTCTACTCTGCAGGAGAGTCGCAGGGAACTCATGGTGCAGCTGGAGCAACTAATGATGCTTCTCAAG cTAGAGGAGGAACGGAAACGAGCT ACTCAGGGTCCCAGCTCTCCACGCTCGTCCCCCAGCCACACCATCAGCCGGCCGATCCCCACCCCAATCCACTCGGAGTCTGCCGGCACGACCCCAACTCACACACCTCAGGACTCACTCATGGGCGTGGGAGGGGATGTTCAGGAGGCCTTCGCTCAGg gTCCAAGGAGAAATTTGAGAAACAACCTACTCATTGCTGCTGACTCCATCACCAACACAATGTCATCACTAGTTAAAGAACTCAATTCAg aggGTGGAAGCGAGACTGAGAGCACTGCAGATTCTGACTTTGGACGTGGTGACCTATTTGCCGCAACCTCTTCAGATCCCTTCTTCACATATAAACCAAG GAGTtccagcgctgcagaggaggagagCTTTGAGAATGATCTGGAGCAGCGGCTGGAGGATGAGCTCAAGTTGGAGGAGCTAATAAAGCACAGGCAGGAACCAGACAAGTCGTGCATG GTGACGCTGCAGCAGTGA
- the dtna gene encoding dystrobrevin alpha isoform X9: MDLNAELSVARLEVVLSTIFYQLNKRMPTTHQINVDQSISLLLNFLLASYDPEGHGKISVFVVKMALATLCGGKILDKLRYIFSQMSDAAGIMVHSQFDQFLREVLKLPMAVFEGPSFGYTEQAARTCFTQQKKVSLNTFLDTLMSDPPPQCLVWLPLMHRLANVENVFHPVECSYCHTESMMGFRYRCQQCHNYQLCQDCFWRGHASGSHSNQHQMKEYTSWKSPAKKLSHAFSKSLSCASSREPLHPMFPEMPDKPLNLAHIVDTWPPRPVNITNDYSLSHSMPTSGNPYSTKNLLESSNHQEEEHSLIARYAARLAADAAAQQQRIPTDLPYSLDANKQQRQLIAELESKNREILQEIQRLRLQHEEASQPPPDRGQQNPTLLAELRLLRQRKDELEQRMSTLQESRRELMVQLEQLMMLLKLEEERKRATQGPSSPRSSPSHTISRPIPTPIHSESAGTTPTHTPQDSLMGVGGDVQEAFAQGPRRNLRNNLLIAADSITNTMSSLVKELNSEGGSETESTADSDFGRGDLFAATSSDPFFTYKPRSSSAAEEESFENDLEQRLEDELKLEELIKHRQEPDKSCMVTLQQ; the protein is encoded by the exons ATGGACCTCAACGCCGAGCTCTCTGTGGCTCGTTTAGAAGTGGTACTGTCCACCATTTTTTACCAGTTAAACAAGCGCATGCCCACCACCCACCAGATCAACGTGGATCAGTCCATCAGCCTGCTGCTCAACTTCCTGCTGGCGTCCTATGACCC GGAGGGCCACGGCAAGATATCTGTATTTGTTGTGAAGATGGCCCTAGCAACTCTCTGTGGAGGGAAAATTCTGGATAAATTAAGAT ATATTTTTTCACAGATGTCAGATGCTGCGGGAATAATGGTGCATTCGCAGTTCGACCAATTTCTTAGGGAGGTTCTCAAATTACCCATGGCGGTTTTTGAGGGACCTTCTTTTGGTTACACTGAACAAGCTGCGAGAACGTGCTTTACACAGCAG AAAAAGGTCTCCCTCAATACATTCCTCGATACATTGATGTCAGACCCACCCCCTCAGTGTCTGGTGTGGTTACCGCTCATGCATCGGCTCGCCAACGTGGAGAACG TCTTTCACCCGGTCGAGTGCTCCTACTGCCATACTGAGAGCATGATGGGCTTCCGCTACCGCTGCCAGCAATGTCATAATTACCAGCTCTGTCAGGACTGCTTCTGGAGGGGACATGCCAGTGGTTCCCATAGCAACCAGCACCAAATGAAGGAGTATACGTCATGG AAATCTCCCGCTAAGAAGTTATCCCATGCCTTCAGTAAGTCCCTGAGCTGTGCATCCAGCAGAGAGCCTCTTCACCCCATGTTTCCCGAAATGCCGGACAAACCTCTCAACCTAGCTCATATTGT AGACACATG GCCACCAAGACCAGTGAACATCACCAATGACTACTCACTCTCCCACTCCATGCCTACATCAGGGAACCCTTACTCCACCAAAAA TTTGCTGGAAAGCAGTAACCATCAAGAAGAAGAGCACAGTCTCATCGCCCGCTATGCTGCTCGACTGGCTGCTGATGCTGCg GCTCAACAGCAGAGAATCCCCACAGACCTCCCCTACTCTCTGGATGCCAACAAACAACAGAGGCAGCTCATTGCCGAGCTTGAGAGCAAAAACAG AGAAATCCTACAGGAAATCCAGCGGCTGCGCCTTCAGCATGAGGAGGCCTCCCAGCCGCCACCCGACAGAGGTCAGCAGAACCCCACTCTTCTGGCTGAGCTACGACTTCTCAG GCAACGCAAAGATGAGCTTGAACAAAGAATGTCTACTCTGCAGGAGAGTCGCAGGGAACTCATGGTGCAGCTGGAGCAACTAATGATGCTTCTCAAG cTAGAGGAGGAACGGAAACGAGCT ACTCAGGGTCCCAGCTCTCCACGCTCGTCCCCCAGCCACACCATCAGCCGGCCGATCCCCACCCCAATCCACTCGGAGTCTGCCGGCACGACCCCAACTCACACACCTCAGGACTCACTCATGGGCGTGGGAGGGGATGTTCAGGAGGCCTTCGCTCAGg gTCCAAGGAGAAATTTGAGAAACAACCTACTCATTGCTGCTGACTCCATCACCAACACAATGTCATCACTAGTTAAAGAACTCAATTCAg aggGTGGAAGCGAGACTGAGAGCACTGCAGATTCTGACTTTGGACGTGGTGACCTATTTGCCGCAACCTCTTCAGATCCCTTCTTCACATATAAACCAAG GAGTtccagcgctgcagaggaggagagCTTTGAGAATGATCTGGAGCAGCGGCTGGAGGATGAGCTCAAGTTGGAGGAGCTAATAAAGCACAGGCAGGAACCAGACAAGTCGTGCATG GTGACGCTGCAGCAGTGA